One genomic window of Corvus moneduloides isolate bCorMon1 chromosome 14, bCorMon1.pri, whole genome shotgun sequence includes the following:
- the LPAR4 gene encoding lysophosphatidic acid receptor 4, which translates to MGNHSNNHTCLTDDSFKYNLYGAVYSVVFILGLITNCASLFVFLFRMKMRSETAIFMTNLAVSDLLFVFTLPFKIFYNFNRHWPFGDSLCKISGTAFLTNIYGSMLFLTCISVDRFLAIVYPFRSRTIRTRRNSAIVCAGVWILVLSGGISASLFSTTNVSNTSTTCFEGFSKRIWKTYLSKITIFIEVVGFIIPLLLNLTCSSLVLRTLRKPATLSQIGTNKEKVLKMIIVHVAIFVVCFVPYNSILFLYALVRSQAIANCSLERFARTMYPITLCIATLNCCFDPFIYYFTSESFQKSFNIKTQIKMDSLFKTEMPLTKTALPAPQDEISDQAITNGGDPTSESHF; encoded by the coding sequence ATGGGAAACCACAGCAACAACCATACCTGCCTGACAGATGATTCCTTCAAGTACAACCTGTACGGAGCCGTGTACAGCGTGGTCTTCATCCTTGGCTTGATCACAAACTGTGCCtccctctttgttttcctcttccgGATGAAGATGCGGAGCGAGACGGCCATTTTCATGACCAACCTGGCAGTTTCAGACTTGCTTTTCGTGTTCACTTTGCCCTTTAAGATTTTTTACAACTTCAACAGGCACTGGCCCTTCGGGGACAGCCTGTGCAAGATCTCGGGCACGGCGTTCCTCACCAACATCTACGGGAGCATGCTGTTCCTCACCTGCATCAGCGTGGATCGCTTCCTGGCCATCGTGTATCCCTTCCGCTCCCGCACCATCCGCACCAGGAGGAATTCTGCCATCGTCTGTGCCGGTGTTTGGATCCTGGTCCTCAGTGGCGGAATTTCAGCCTCGCTGTTCTCCACGACCAACGTGTCCAACACCAGCACCACCTGTTTCGAAGGGTTCTCCAAAAGGATCTGGAAAACCTACCTGTCCAAGATCACCATATTTATTGAGGTGGTGGGATTCAtcatccctctgctgctcaACCTCACGTGCTCCTCGCTGGTTCTCCGGACTTTACGGAAGCCGGCCACCCTGTCCCAGATTGGGACGAACAAGGAGAAAGTGCTGAAGATGATCATTGTGCACGTGGCCATTTTCGTTGTGTGCTTTGTCCCCTACAACTCCATCCTGTTCCTGTACGCGCTCGTACGCTCCCAGGCCATTGCCAACTGCTCCCTGGAGAGGTTTGCCAGGACCATGTATCCCATCACGTTGTGCATCGCCACCCTCAACTGCTGCTTTGACCCCTTCATCTACTACTTCACCTCTGAGTCCTTCCAGAAGTCCTTCAACATCAAAACCCAGATCAAAATGGATTCTCTTTTCAAGACGGAGATGCCGCTCACAAAGACGGCGCTGCCGGCGCCGCAGGATGAGATCAGTGATCAGGCCATCACCAACGGAGGAGATCCCACATCTGAATCCCATTTCTAG